The genomic window ACGACGCCGGGGGCGTGATCGGCTCGCCCGGTGCGTCGGTGCCGCCGTGACGCTCGGCCGGCGCCTCGGGCGACGACTCGGCCGACGGCTCGGTCGCGTCGGTCACAGCCCCGCCCGACGCGTCTCGGCGAGCGCGACCAGCTCGTCGCGGAGCCGGTCGGCCTCCTCGGCCGGGATGCCCGGCACGGTGACGGCCGTGGCCGCCGCCGCCGTGACGAACTTCAGGTCGGCGAGCCCGAGGGCGCGTGCGATCGGGCCGCGCGTGATGTCAACGAGCTGCATGCGCCCGTACGGCACGGCGACCTGCCGCTGGAACATGATGCCGCGCCGGAACACGAGGTCGTCCTCGCGGAGTCGGTAGGCGATCGACCGCACGCGGCGCGGCTCGAACGCGAGCGACACGAGGAACACCACGCCGATCGCGATCGCGGCCCACAACGCCCACGCCCAGCCGAGGACCGCGAACATGAACACCCCGACGCCGACGAGCACGACCCCGCTGATCAGCGTGCCGACCACCTCGACCACGAGGTACTTCGGCGAGACGCGCCGCCAGTCGGCGTCGACGTGGGAGCCGATGGGACCGTCGGGCACGACGGCGGGTTCGGATGCCCCGCCGGCTTCGGATGGCCCGCCGGCTTCGGATGCCCCGCCGGCTTCGGATGCCTCGGCGGCCGGCTCGACCGGCACCTCGGGTTCAGGCATGGGCGTGCTCCTCGTCG from Agromyces sp. LHK192 includes these protein-coding regions:
- a CDS encoding PH domain-containing protein, translating into MPEPEVPVEPAAEASEAGGASEAGGPSEAGGASEPAVVPDGPIGSHVDADWRRVSPKYLVVEVVGTLISGVVLVGVGVFMFAVLGWAWALWAAIAIGVVFLVSLAFEPRRVRSIAYRLREDDLVFRRGIMFQRQVAVPYGRMQLVDITRGPIARALGLADLKFVTAAAATAVTVPGIPAEEADRLRDELVALAETRRAGL